A window of Saimiri boliviensis isolate mSaiBol1 chromosome 1, mSaiBol1.pri, whole genome shotgun sequence genomic DNA:
cggcctaggcagcatagtgagacgCCCATCTCTACCAAGTAatagtagccaggcatgatggcgtgggcctgtggacccagctacttgggaagctagtACAGGAGGTTTGCTTACGACTGGGAGGTCGTGGCTGTAGTGACTCaggattacaccactacactccagcctgggtgacagagggagaccctgtctcaaaaaaaaaaaaaaaaaaaaaaaagaaaaccaagacatGGGTACGACGCATGGGCCTCAGTGCTATGAAATGCCACTGTGGATGTACAGTGAGGGGATTGCATCCCTGCCCCTTAGCTCCAGCTACAGGGCTAGCCTGCCGCTCCCAGGCTCATGGTCCCTGGAGCTCCAGTGCTTCCCAGAGAGGGAGGGCCCAGAGGAGTGGAGCTTGGGGTCTGCCTGCACCCCATAATGGGGGTCTGCGCCGTGGGGAGTCTCCAGCCCCTGCGCCTCTGTGTCACCTCTTACTGGAAGGCTGGGTGCTCTCCTTCCCATCCTCTTCTGGAAAGGTCTGCATTTCCAACTTGAAGCTGGACTCAGGACGCATGAACACGGACCTCGCTGAGGGAAGGACTCCGGGAACCAGGTACGCTCCTGGGAGGCAGCTAAGGTGCTATCTTTCTGGACACTGGTGTGAATTTAATGTAGTTAGGATTGTTTTCAGACTAGGATTAAAGCTCTTCTCACGAGAAAATACTGTCAACAAAGTCAGGTGTAATACCCCTGCAGCCTGCCAAGGACCCCCGTCGTCTCCAGTCCCAGACGGAATACGCCAGGCAGCAGGGGGACGGACAGAGATTGTGGATAAGAGGATCCCAGGTGATCAGCACGTGTCCCTTCTGGAGAGCCACCTTCGGGGGCTGCTGCTCCATGGGAGGGCATGGTTGCCAGATCCCCTGTGCCTTGACTCAGGGTCTCTCGATAAGGCCTGGCCAGTGGAAAGTGAAGCCTCCCGGTAGCTCCTGGAGGCCCAGCCTGCACTCCCAATGCTGTGGTCACCTCTACCCAGCCTTCTCCCTACAAAGTCAGATCTGGAAGGTACCTGGACCCTGGTGCTTCACATTTCCTCCCTAACAGAAGCTGCGGGAGAACTCCAGAACGCGTGGGGGCTGTGTGGGCGGTTCCTCACCCCGAGGGCCCTTCAGAGCGGGACAGCAGCGTTGGGGGTCTGGTCCTGCCCTGTGATCACCTCAAGATGAGCCAGTGGGGACCTTAATGGGAAGGCACTGAACCCCAGTGGCCACCTAGGAGGACCCAGTGCCGCGCAGCTCACACCTGGACCACATCTGTCCCTGCGGTTTGCCTGGTTCTGCTGCTCAAGGTGTCAGGACCCTGCGGCCAGACTCATTCAGACCCTGCCTCCCCGTTTACCAAAAGAGACAGGGCCggcacacggtggctcacacctgttatcccagcacgttgggaggctgaagagagatcacctgaggtcaggggttgaagaccggcctggccaacagagtgaaacctccatctctactgaaattaaCTGAGGGTagtggtgtacatctgtagtctcagctactcaggaggccaaggcaagagaagctcttcaacctaggaggcggaggttgcggtgagccgagatcatgccactgcactccagactgggtgacagagcaagactcagtctcaaaaaaaaaaaaaaaaaaaaaaaaaggctggacaaAGGGAGTGGTTCTGCCAAGGTAGATTCCTGGGTCCTTAGCTGTGTTCACAGAACCAGaatgggcaggggtgggggtgtgtgAGCAGGGGTAGGGCTGTGCATGTGCAAGGGTGGGGTGTGCATGTGTAGAGGTGGGGACATGTGTGCAGgggtgggatgtgtgtgtgcaggggtgggggtgtgtttgtgcaggggtgggggtgtgtTTGTGCAGGGGTGGGGGTCTGTGTGTGCAGGGAtgaggagtgtgtgtgcatgcaggggTGGGGGTGTTTGTGCCCACCAGTGCGTGGCTGGAGGCGTCCACTGGAACCGAGACCATGTCCCTAAAGACACGCAGCATCTGTGGAAAGCCCTCTTCATATTTCCCGAGCCCTCCTGGCTGGACTGAGGACTCATCACTCCTGTGCCCAGGTCCAACCAAGAGCCATTTTCACAAAACACGCTGTTATGTGAAGACAGCATGGGCTCCCAGGCTGGCTGCCAATGACACATACCCTAGGACATGACAGGACGTTGCTTTTATTAAGGGCCTACTGTGTACACGTGTCCTGAGCTGTCCAGGCATCTTGCCCCACCTCCTATGAACCCAGGCGCCTGCGCAGAAGACACTGGTCCTTGCCATGTGGGCGCCAGTGTTCCTGGCATCTGGCATCCTCGGGGCAGGTGTTCCCTGAGCTCCCGGAGTCGTAAACGGGGCTCTGGTCTCCCGGGTGTCACAGGAACTGCAGACAGAGGAGCAGGGGAGCAAGGGAGGCCAGCAGGAGCCCCTGCCGGTGGTAGAGGCTGGGAGCCCCGGAGTAGCCGTACTTCGTCCTGCAGGAGCCTTCCAGCTCATCCCACGGGATGGGCTCCTCCTCAGGAGCCTGCGTGAGGTCTCTGACCTGGGGACAGACATGGGTAGGCAGCCTGCCTGCTGATAGGAGTAGTGGAAGCTCAGGGGATCGTCCCATCCTTACCTCCTCTACGGCCTTGAAGACCCTCAGCAGGTTACCAGCCAGCGCGCCCCTGACTTCTGCCTCCGTCCAGTTCCTCCTGAGCAGCTCGGCAATGAGGTCTGGGTACTTGGAGACATCCTCCAGCCCCTCCGGGAGCCTGCATTGAGGCCAGGAGAACCTGGGCCCCCATGCCAGGACCCACGTCCCTCCTTCTGCCGCCCCATCCCACCGACGGGGTCGTGACCCTCCCAGCTCATCCACAGGACGGAGTTCTCACCCCTTACCTTGGGACACCATCGAAGTCCCCACCAAAGCCCACGGCTCCAGCTCCCGCCACCTTCTTGATGTGGTCCAGGTGGTCTGTCGGGGGAGCAGCAGGTGTGGGTCCCGAGGGAGACGCTCCCCACTCAGCCCCTCGGCCACTCACACCTCACCTACCGGCCACTTGGAACAGGGTGGCCTTGTTTGTGCAGGAAACATAGTTGTTGTAGAAGTTCACCATCACCaggctctctctttctttctgcacAGGAAGACAGGGTGGAGCTGAGGCCTGAGGGTGCCTGCCCAGGGAGGCGGGTGGGGGTGCCCCCTGGGCCTCACCACCAGCTGCAGGACGTCGTCAGGCACGTTGCGCCGGCTGGTACACAGGCTGTAGGCCGAGGAGTGGCTGAAGATGACCGGGGCTCTGGACAGCCGCAGAGTGTCCTTCATGGTGGCCACAGACACATGAGCCAAGTCGATCATGACCCCCAGACGGTTCAGCTCCTTCACCACACGCTAGGAAGACAGGGCCACGTCCACCCTCACAGTCCCCCAGGGCCAGGGCTGGACCAGGTGTCCGTTAGTCCTTCAGTGCCTGGAAGTCCGGGACCACTCAGGGCTCAGCACCCACCCTGAGGGGACGGCTGccagctccattttacagacgaggagaCTGAGTCCCACTTGTGAGCGGCATCATTCCGGCCACCCTCAGGACCCTCTGCCTTCTCTGAGGGGGTGACTGGTGACTGGCCCCTCCCGCCCCACTCACCTGCCCAAAGGGTGACAGGCCTTGGCTGTAGGCATCGCTGTCTCCCGTGTCCACCAGCCAGTTGTCAGCCCTGTGGGAGCAAAAGGCAGGTCCCCAAGTGGTCAGcggcagcctcggcctcccatgacCCAACAAGCAAtacctggcctgggactcacagGCAGAGGGGATGGGCTGAGGAGGGTGGCAGGGAGTGTCCGCCCTACCCTCCTACCCGTAGCCCAGGGGCCTCCTGTGGGGCGTCACGCACCAAGGCGTGTTGCAGCTGTGGGTGAGGGTCAGGTACCGCATGCCCAGCTGATAGAGTGCCCGAAGAACGCCCAGACTGCTGTCAATGGAGTGGCCGCCCTCCACACCAATCAGGCTGGCCACCTTCCCCTCCCGGAAGGCATTCTGGATGCCTGTGGGGATAGCCAGATGCAAGGGAGTGGGTGCCTGGCATTGGGAGGGTTGGGGGGGGGTGCAGGGATGTAGGACCTGGCGTCGGGAGGGTAGGGGGTACAGAGGAGGGGGCGCCTGGTGTCTGGAGGGTGGGAGATATGGGGGGAGGGGGTGTCTGGAAGGTGTGGGGGTGCAGGGGAGCGTGCCCCTGGCATCTGGAGGGTGAAGGGTATGAGGGAGGGGGTgtctggagggtggagggtgcagGGGAGGGGTACAGGGAGGTGGCGCCTGGCTTCTGGAGGGTGGGGGTATGAGGGAGGGGGTgtctggagggtggagggtgcagGGGAGGAGTACAGGGAGGGGGCACCTGGCTTCTGGAGGGTGAGGTATCCTGACCAGCACTTGCTGCTCTGGATAAGTGCTGGGTGGGGGGACTTGGGACCCGGAGGACCCAGGCCAGGATCTGACCTTCACTGCTGGTGACACACAGGAAGGTGTCGGGGTACATCTGGCACATGCGCTGGACCACGTCAATCTGCTCCAGTGTCCTCCTCACAGTGTCTTTGTTCTGGGTGTCGCAAGGCGTGTACACGGACCAGAACTGGGGACCACAGGGAGTCCCAGGAGCTGCTGCAGCCAGGTCCCAGCCCACCCCTCCATGCCTGCTGGAGTCTGAtttcccaccccccccccaagGAAGCCATCCCTGAGCCTGGGTGCTGCCCTTTCGAGGACCTGTGGCATCGAGGGACCCTGGAGGGACAGCACTGCCAGTGCCAGGCCCAAGACAGGAGGCGGGGTGACCCCATGCATGGCAAGCACAAGGCAGGGCAGGTGGTACCTGGCCCCCTACGAAGCCAGCCCTCAGCTTGGGGATGTTGGTGTGCGTGCCAGCCAGGGTGCTCAGGTTGGCCCTCTCGTCCTGCAGACGGTTGTTGAACATGTCCAAGAGCTTCCAGGGGAGGTCGTTGTGCCTGGAGTGGTGGGGGGAGGCCAGGCAGTCAGGACAGCCACTGGGACCCAGGGGCTCCTCACATGGGCGCAGGGCCAAAGTCCAGGCTGCAGAAGTGATGGATCACCAGCCACCTGAGCACACCTGTGCAGGGTGCGCCTCCCAACTGTGCTCACCCCCAGGGCAAGGTACCGCTGGCCGGGAGCTCAGGGAGCCGGGTGGGCCACCCCTTCCACGGTGTGTGTctgtggaggtggcagggggtgGACCTCAGTAGTCAGGACTGGGGATGTGGGCAAAGGGGCAGGGGCCTGGGGGCAATATTGCTTCTGAGAATTTTCTGTTTAAAGGGCAAATTCCCTGTTGGGGAGTACAGCAGGTGGCTGGGTAATCAGAACAGCCTATTCTTGGGGGGTCTGGCTCCCCCATCCTCCTAGGGAGGAGGGCGATGGGAACAGGCTTTGGGGGCAacccaggcctctctgctgcctcCGTCTCTGGGGAGGAGCCCTGCACCCAAACTCCCATCAGATCCTCTCAGCTTCCAAAGGACTGAGGTTCTCCAAGGTCTTCTTAGGAGCTGGTGGTGAAGGTGAGAGCTGTGGAGAGGAGAAAGCAGAGAGAAGGGAACGCAGCGGCGGGAGCTGAGGCTGTCAGAGCTGGTGGCTAAGTGAGGGTCTCACGATCTGAATCCAGCTGCCCAGGCAGAGGCCAGGAGCAAAGGGAATCCATCCTCATCAGAAACGCTGTTCTCAGGCCTGTGCAAGCTCCAGCTTATGATGTGTTTCACCCAGCAGGTCTGAGCCCCCGGGAATGAGCGGGCCCCAGTGCCGCTCCATACAGTCCTCGCCCTGATTCCATGACCTGGAGGCTTTGAGGAGGATGAgaaggggctggggcctggcccTCACCCTGGGGGATGCCCAGGTTCCCCCTCCTCACTGGGTCTGGGGCCTCAGGCTCCTTCCTTAATGTGGGCTGTCTGCGGGGGGCTGCCTTGTGAGGGTGTGTGCTGGGATGGGACACGGGGCACCTCCACATCCAGTTTCCAGCTCAAATTCCAGACCtgcccctctgtgcctcagtttccccatctgtaaatcaGGATGTCTTGGTGCCTTCCTCAGAGGGCAACTGGGAGAGACAGAGGAGTAACCATGTTAATAATCTCTAGCCATGAGCCCTGAAGATGATCTTCacgaccccacccaaatctaccTGCCTTAAATGAGATTTTCAAATCAAGTCCACCTACAGAGCTCCTGCTGAGGGAAAACCAGGGGAGGGCTCTGCCTTCCTGGGTCCCTGCTGCCCCTGACCTCCCCTGGGCTGGTGCCCTCAACCCCAGCTTGGCACACTTTCCAGCCCCACCCCTGAGCAGACGGACAGGCACATGCCTGACACCAGTGTCAAAGTCACTCCCAGAGCTCCTGCGACAAGGAGGAGGTCTCTGGTGACAGCGGGTCCACGTGACGGCCTGGGCTGGCACccacctctccccagcccccGGCACAGAGCGACTGCTCAGGACGCATTTGTTGCGGGAACCATGAGCTCCAGCCAGGCCTCGGGGGTGGCCTCGTTGCCGGGGTGTGGCCCTGCACTGGGCACTGtcctgggcagggctgggtggggttCCAGGAGCAGACTTGACTCCCCGGCCTGACTGCATCAGCCCGGGATGGGCAGGGATTCCCACACCCCAGGAGCCGGCGTGGAGCGAGAGACTACAACAGGCTGCTCTCTGCTGGTCTCCATCCTCCTCCCGCagccccccacttttttttttttttgagacagggtgtcactctgttgcccagactggagggcaggcgtgcagtcacagctcactgcagccccaccctccggggctcaagcaatcctcccaaagtacagggaccgcaggtgtgaaccaccgtgcccagccagccctCTCAGCTCTTGCTGGAAAAGATGGGAGGGTGGGGCCCCTGGTTTCTCAGTGGGACAGAGGCCATACCTGCCTTATGCTCAGGTCAAAATGCAGTTCTGCAGCTAATCAGACCCACCCTCCTTATCTGTGTGGGCTGGGGCAGTGCCCTTCACTGGCACATGGAATTGGTATCCTGCTCCGAGGATCGAGTAAACGTGCTGGATGGCAGTGAGCACACACTCAGGCAGCTGTTCCCGGGAGGGACTGCTGGCCGCCCCCGCTaccccttctccttttcctttgtaACTTTAAAGCCCCCCATTTTTAGCAGGCACACAGCATTTAGGACTGAAGCTACCTCCCTGCCCCTGTGTCACTGGGTGTGGCTGTGTAAGTTGGGTCCTGtgacagctgtttttttttttgagatggagtatcgatgtcgcccaggctggagtgtagtggtgccatcttggcgtgctgccattctcccacctcagccaccggAGGAGCCTGGATTGCagatgggcaccaccacacccggctgatttgaagtaaagatggggtttcaccatgttagccaggatggtctcgatctcctgaccttgtgatccacccgcctccgcctcccaaagtgcggggattacaggcgtgagcatagtcccttcctcccttcttcatccctcccttctccctgctgCCCGTGTGCAGACGTGAGGGCAGAGCGGCGTGGCCACCTTAAACCATGAGGGTGCGGGCAGTGGCGGCCGTGCAGGCCCCCACACTCCCTGCTGCTGGAGCTACTTCTGTGTGTCTCTCACCTGCTACAGTCACTAGCGCATCAGCTTTGCCTCCGCCTGCCAGGCCTGTCTGGGACAATCCCAGATCCCCGAACCTTCCTGGCCATTGGCTCACTTGGGACCCTGCTCAGCCCCACCACCTGCACTCAGATCCCTCCCTGTGTGGCCTGGGGTCCCCCTATGGCCGGTGGCTTCAGCCTGCCCTCACTGCTGTGGGACGCCCAGTCCCTAGGCCCAGACCCTCTCCTGCCACACAGCAGGTATTGCAGGGTGGGAGCCTCCGTTCCCCACTGAGCCCATGTGAGGGGACTGACCCCTGGAGCACCAGGTGACGGGCCAGGAGGAAAGCTTTTAACAGAGCTTTTTTCTTGGACAAAGCCCAGAGGCATCTTCCAGGTGGAGACACTGCCGGACACAGGGCAGACTACCAGGGAGCCTCCTGCCCAAGCACGGAGCCAGTGTGAACCTGGTCTGAGTGTGATGCCTGGAAGCAGGAGGCCCCCATGGCAACCCAGTGCTGGGGTGCTGGGCCaggaggggcggggaggagggTCAGGTTCCCAGAGAGTGGGAATCCTGACCTTGTAGAGACTGAGAGAGAAGCAGGTGACACAAGGGCCCCAGTGAGGtcaggatgggggtggggtgggcacagGCAGAGGCTCCAACAGGGCCCCAAGCCACATGGGCCTCCCCTCGGAAGAATGCAGGCTGTGGGAGCCGGAGGAGCCAAAAAAATGCTGGCAGAGAGGGCCCTGAGACACCACCCCACCTGCAGCTTTCCagagaagctgaggcccagaggggcaCAGGGCCTCACCGTCCCCAGGCACAGACCTCACTCTAAGCTTAAGGGCCCAGGAGCTCAGGCCTTGCCTCCTTCCTGCCCCACTCCCTGCAGACCTTCATCTGCTGAAGACTTTGGGGGCCCTGAGAGACCCCACACAGCAGCACGAGCCAGGAAAGGGCAAGGCCCTGGCACAGCCGCCGAAACTGAGCCCCAAGCCAAGGCCACATGAGCCTCACCCCAGCTCCCCCAATCTGGCTCCCAGCCCtggctgccccagccccagctcccccAGCTGCCCTGGCTCCCAATCCTGGTTCCCTAAGCACCTGGCTTAGATGGCTACTCACCCGTCAATGACAGGGGTGTCCCTCATGATCCTCTCTGCTTCGTCCCGAAAGAAGTCTGCAGTGCACACGGTCACAAGGGGCCAGAGCCACCATCCGGTCCACATGGTGAAGTCCCCGGGGACCTGCCTGCCTTGCTGCTCGGTGCCTCTGTGCTGGCCTGGCTGGCTGCCGCTGGAGAAGGATGAGCTTCGGACCGTGAGGAGCCACTCCACCTGCCAGGGGAGGCACCAGAGGTCTTCGGTGGAAGTGGTGATCGCTGGGCTCTCTCCTGTTTACAGCTTTCCATGTTCAATAAGTAACCAACACATTCCCCGAGAGTGGGTAGAATGGAAGGCCAGACACCCAGTGACTGGGCGTTGCTATCTGGGCTAGGCAGAGGGGTATGAAGAAGCTGGgaccggccaggcgtggtggctcacacctgtaatcccaacactctgggaggctgaggtgggcggatcacctgacgtcaggagttcaagaccagcctagctgacgtggtgaaactccatctcaacaaaaaaacaaaaattagccgggcatgatggcaggtgcctgtaatcccagctgcccaggaggctgaggtagaagaattgcttgaacccaggaggtagaggttgcagtgagctcagattgtgccactgcactacagcctgggtgacagagcaagactcaaaaaataaaataaataaaagaagctaGGATCCCAGACCCAGGGTGGGGGCCAGAGCCCAGGTGAAAGGATAAGACCCTGGCAGCAGACTGAGGGAAGGCCTGACATAGGGCCAGTGGCGAGGGGGTGTCAGCCTTGCTGTGCTGCTGCTGTTACTATTATTTCCACCTCCCTCAGGACCCAGGGGCCTAGAGCTGCAAGTGATCAGTCACTCAAATCGTCCATTCTCAGGAAGCACCTCTTTCCACGTAAGAAGAATTTTCCCAGACTCGCCATGGGGGATAAAACATTAGGACGTTTCAGGAAGGTGCTAAACAGCCCAGGTGTGCCCTGACTGATGCCTGCCCTAATGCTGAGAGGTCTAGTCTCCCAGGCTCCGGACGCCTGCCCTAATGCTGGGGGGTCGGCACTCCCCGGCCCCCCGATGCCTGCCCTAATGCTGAGGGGTCGGCACTCCCGGGTCCCCGACGCCTGCCCTAATGCTGAGGGGTCTGGTCTTCTCTGGACCCCGACGCCTGCCCTAATGCTGAGGGGTCGGCACTCCCTGGCCCCCAACACCTGCCCTAATGCTGAGGGTCTGGTCTCCTCTGGCCCCCGACACCTGCCCTAATGCTGAGGGGTCGGCACTCCGTGGCCCCTGACACCTGCCCTAATGCTGGGGGGTCGGCACTCCCCGGCCCCCGACGCCTGCCCTAATGCTGAGGGGTCGGCACTCCCCGCCCCACCGACGCCTGCCCTAATGCTTAGGAGTCAGCACTACTCTGACTTCCAGCATCACAGGGACCCACACTCCGGCCACAGGGCTTCTGGCCGAGCAGCTGGACTTTCCCTTAGAACAGGCGCCTTTCCAGGCCTGGGCAGAGCACACATGAGTCGCCCAGGGGCTTCTGGGAACACAGTGGCCTGGTGGTCCCTGACGGAAGAATGCCAATCCCAGGGCTGGCAGTGTCGGGGGTTCTTGAGGACAGCGACCTGAGGAGCAGGGCTAAGCCAGGCctcctgggaggaggagagaaagctgGTCAGAGGTTTGGCAGGCAGGAGACTGGCAGGGAAGGAGGGttgcctcggctggagtgcagtggctccatctcagcttaTGAAACCTGTACCTCCGGGGCCCAAGTGctccttctgcctgagcctcccgagtcgctgggagcacaggtgtgccccgctcagcctccagagtcactgggagcacaggcacacaccaccatgcctggcctcccaagtagcagggaccacaagtaccacaaccatgcccagcctcctaagtagctgggatcacaggtatggaccacatacttcagcctcccgagttaggaccccctggccaacatggtgaaaccttgtctctagtaaaaattcaaaattagtcagatgtggggccaggcatgatggctcacatctgtaatcccagcactttaggaggccaaggcgggcagatcatttgaggtgaggagtttgagaccagactgaccaacatgtaaaaccctatctctactaaaaatacaaaaagccacagtgcccaggccgtgataaatagtattttcattcaatatttttaaaagattagaatTCATGGCTGGGTGCCAtgatttacacctgtaatcccagcattttgggaggctaaggctgacagatcacgagttcaagagatcaagaccatcctggttaacatggtgagaccccacccccatctctattaaaaataaaaaattaggccgggcgcggtggctcaagcctgtaatcccagcactttggggggccgaggcgggtggatcacgaggtcaagagatcgagaccatcccggtcaacatagtgaaacctcgtctctactaaaaatacaaaaaattagctgggcatggtggcgcgtgcctgtaatcccagctactcaggaggctgaggcaggagaattgcctgaacccaggaggcggaggttgcggtgagccgagatcatgccattgcactccagcctgggtaacaagagcgaaactctgtctcaaaaaaaaaaaaaaaaaaaaaaaaaaaattagccaggagtggtgacacgtgcctgtagacccagctatggaggaggctgaggcagaagaatcacttgaacccaagaggcaaaggttgccgtgagctgagattgtgccactgcactccagcctgggaggcagagtgagactccgtctcaaaaaaaaaaagtggggtggggtgggggggaagaagTAAATATCCAAAACTGGGTTCCTggccaagactggataatttataaaggaaaaaaggcataattgactcacagttcttcgtggctggggaggcctcaggaaacctgtAATCATGGGAGAAGgcgaaggagaagcaggcatctCATGTCGTAGCCGGAGAGAGAACGTGCAAGGGGAAGGGCCAGACTCTCTTAaaaaccagatcttgtgagaacatGCCCACTACCAGGAGCACATGGGGTGAGCTACCCTCACGAGGCAGTACCCTGCACCTGGTCTCTGCCTTGACACGTGTAGATTCTTACCcgagatgagattttgggtggggtgCAACCCTGCCACCCACCTACACCCTTCAGGGCCCAGTACAAAATGAACATGTAGCGCCCTTATTCAACCATCATGAGAATTTCTGGCCTCACCGTAGGCGTGTGAGCTCTTCCGAGCACCAGACCCGGCCGAGGGCCTGGGAAAATGGCCCCGTGTGGACGGCATTTTGCCCCATTCCTGAGACTCTAAGCCCCTGACTTCATTCCACATGAGGCTGGCCTGGTCATCTGTGGGTGCCCCTCTCACAGCCGCCGCGGAAAGGCAGCGTGGGAGAGCCGGtcacctttctcagcctcagcctcttcatcTGTAGACGCCATTGAGAAACCTACCTCACAACCGTCCTGCTGTGAGCACAAATGTTCCCGCCACTCGGAACCACCCACAGGCCAGCCCGTTGCCTTCAACCTGTCTTCTCCCTAGGGTTTGATAGTTTGTCCCGGCTCTCCAATGGCCCTTCTTTTCCTGCCCTTCACCAGGTGCCCTCGTCATCTTCCGCCTCCCAAGCTCTGAGCTCTGTGATGTCCCTCCTGACCCCAGACCCTGCCTCATCCACCCCGCTGCCCCCAGCTTGG
This region includes:
- the DPEP1 gene encoding dipeptidase 1 isoform X2 translates to MPASPSPSPMITGFLRPPQPRRTVEWLLTVRSSSFSSGSQPGQHRGTEQQGRQVPGDFTMWTGWWLWPLVTVCTADFFRDEAERIMRDTPVIDGHNDLPWKLLDMFNNRLQDERANLSTLAGTHTNIPKLRAGFVGGQFWSVYTPCDTQNKDTVRRTLEQIDVVQRMCQMYPDTFLCVTSSEGIQNAFREGKVASLIGVEGGHSIDSSLGVLRALYQLGMRYLTLTHSCNTPWADNWLVDTGDSDAYSQGLSPFGQRVVKELNRLGVMIDLAHVSVATMKDTLRLSRAPVIFSHSSAYSLCTSRRNVPDDVLQLVKERESLVMVNFYNNYVSCTNKATLFQVADHLDHIKKVAGAGAVGFGGDFDGVPRLPEGLEDVSKYPDLIAELLRRNWTEAEVRGALAGNLLRVFKAVEEVRDLTQAPEEEPIPWDELEGSCRTKYGYSGAPSLYHRQGLLLASLAPLLLCLQFL
- the DPEP1 gene encoding dipeptidase 1 isoform X1, with product MPASPSPSPMITGFLRPPQPRRTVEWLLTVRSSSFSSGSQPGQHRGTEQQGRQVPGDFTMWTGWWLWPLVTVCTADFFRDEAERIMRDTPVIDGHNDLPWKLLDMFNNRLQDERANLSTLAGTHTNIPKLRAGFVGGQFWSVYTPCDTQNKDTVRRTLEQIDVVQRMCQMYPDTFLCVTSSEGIQNAFREGKVASLIGVEGGHSIDSSLGVLRALYQLGMRYLTLTHSCNTPWCVTPHRRPLGYGADNWLVDTGDSDAYSQGLSPFGQRVVKELNRLGVMIDLAHVSVATMKDTLRLSRAPVIFSHSSAYSLCTSRRNVPDDVLQLVKERESLVMVNFYNNYVSCTNKATLFQVADHLDHIKKVAGAGAVGFGGDFDGVPRLPEGLEDVSKYPDLIAELLRRNWTEAEVRGALAGNLLRVFKAVEEVRDLTQAPEEEPIPWDELEGSCRTKYGYSGAPSLYHRQGLLLASLAPLLLCLQFL
- the DPEP1 gene encoding dipeptidase 1 isoform X5, producing the protein MWTGWWLWPLVTVCTADFFRDEAERIMRDTPVIDGHNDLPWKLLDMFNNRLQDERANLSTLAGTHTNIPKLRAGFVGGQFWSVYTPCDTQNKDTVRRTLEQIDVVQRMCQMYPDTFLCVTSSEGIQNAFREGKVASLIGVEGGHSIDSSLGVLRALYQLGMRYLTLTHSCNTPWCVTPHRRPLGYGADNWLVDTGDSDAYSQGLSPFGQRVVKELNRLGVMIDLAHVSVATMKDTLRLSRAPVIFSHSSAYSLCTSRRNVPDDVLQLVKERESLVMVNFYNNYVSCTNKATLFQVADHLDHIKKVAGAGAVGFGGDFDGVPRLPEGLEDVSKYPDLIAELLRRNWTEAEVRGALAGNLLRVFKAVEEVRDLTQAPEEEPIPWDELEGSCRTKYGYSGAPSLYHRQGLLLASLAPLLLCLQFL
- the DPEP1 gene encoding dipeptidase 1 isoform X4; this translates as MVEWLLTVRSSSFSSGSQPGQHRGTEQQGRQVPGDFTMWTGWWLWPLVTVCTADFFRDEAERIMRDTPVIDGHNDLPWKLLDMFNNRLQDERANLSTLAGTHTNIPKLRAGFVGGQFWSVYTPCDTQNKDTVRRTLEQIDVVQRMCQMYPDTFLCVTSSEGIQNAFREGKVASLIGVEGGHSIDSSLGVLRALYQLGMRYLTLTHSCNTPWCVTPHRRPLGYGADNWLVDTGDSDAYSQGLSPFGQRVVKELNRLGVMIDLAHVSVATMKDTLRLSRAPVIFSHSSAYSLCTSRRNVPDDVLQLVKERESLVMVNFYNNYVSCTNKATLFQVADHLDHIKKVAGAGAVGFGGDFDGVPRLPEGLEDVSKYPDLIAELLRRNWTEAEVRGALAGNLLRVFKAVEEVRDLTQAPEEEPIPWDELEGSCRTKYGYSGAPSLYHRQGLLLASLAPLLLCLQFL
- the DPEP1 gene encoding dipeptidase 1 isoform X3, giving the protein MRRVEWLLTVRSSSFSSGSQPGQHRGTEQQGRQVPGDFTMWTGWWLWPLVTVCTADFFRDEAERIMRDTPVIDGHNDLPWKLLDMFNNRLQDERANLSTLAGTHTNIPKLRAGFVGGQFWSVYTPCDTQNKDTVRRTLEQIDVVQRMCQMYPDTFLCVTSSEGIQNAFREGKVASLIGVEGGHSIDSSLGVLRALYQLGMRYLTLTHSCNTPWCVTPHRRPLGYGADNWLVDTGDSDAYSQGLSPFGQRVVKELNRLGVMIDLAHVSVATMKDTLRLSRAPVIFSHSSAYSLCTSRRNVPDDVLQLVKERESLVMVNFYNNYVSCTNKATLFQVADHLDHIKKVAGAGAVGFGGDFDGVPRLPEGLEDVSKYPDLIAELLRRNWTEAEVRGALAGNLLRVFKAVEEVRDLTQAPEEEPIPWDELEGSCRTKYGYSGAPSLYHRQGLLLASLAPLLLCLQFL
- the DPEP1 gene encoding dipeptidase 1 isoform X6, whose translation is MWTGWWLWPLVTVCTADFFRDEAERIMRDTPVIDGHNDLPWKLLDMFNNRLQDERANLSTLAGTHTNIPKLRAGFVGGQFWSVYTPCDTQNKDTVRRTLEQIDVVQRMCQMYPDTFLCVTSSEGIQNAFREGKVASLIGVEGGHSIDSSLGVLRALYQLGMRYLTLTHSCNTPWADNWLVDTGDSDAYSQGLSPFGQRVVKELNRLGVMIDLAHVSVATMKDTLRLSRAPVIFSHSSAYSLCTSRRNVPDDVLQLVKERESLVMVNFYNNYVSCTNKATLFQVADHLDHIKKVAGAGAVGFGGDFDGVPRLPEGLEDVSKYPDLIAELLRRNWTEAEVRGALAGNLLRVFKAVEEVRDLTQAPEEEPIPWDELEGSCRTKYGYSGAPSLYHRQGLLLASLAPLLLCLQFL